In one Aeromicrobium erythreum genomic region, the following are encoded:
- the nuoK gene encoding NADH-quinone oxidoreductase subunit NuoK — protein sequence MNEYLTLSMILFTIGAVGVLVRRNAIVVFMCVELMLNATNLALVTFSRQHGTLDGQIAAFFVMVVAAAEVVVGLAIIVSIYSTRRTTSVDDASLLKL from the coding sequence GTGAACGAGTACCTGACCCTGTCGATGATCCTCTTCACCATCGGTGCCGTCGGCGTGCTGGTGCGCCGCAACGCGATCGTCGTGTTCATGTGCGTCGAGCTGATGCTGAACGCGACGAACCTCGCGCTCGTGACGTTCTCGCGCCAGCACGGCACGCTCGACGGCCAGATCGCGGCGTTCTTCGTCATGGTCGTCGCGGCCGCCGAGGTCGTGGTGGGGCTGGCGATCATCGTGTCCATCTACAGCACGCGTCGCACGACCTCGGTCGACGACGCGAGCCTGCTGAAGCTCTAG
- a CDS encoding YajQ family cyclic di-GMP-binding protein yields the protein MADSSFDIVSKLDRQEADNALNQAMKEISTRYDFKNTGALLEWKGEEGIEITANADERALAVLEVFKEKLIKRGISLKALETGDPRQSGKDVKINGSFSQGISTEQAKKVSKLIRDEGPKGVKVQVQGEELRVTSKKRDDLQEVIALLKGADLDFPLQFVNYR from the coding sequence GTGGCCGACTCCTCGTTCGACATCGTCAGCAAGCTCGATCGCCAGGAGGCCGACAACGCGCTCAACCAGGCGATGAAGGAGATCTCGACGCGCTACGACTTCAAGAACACCGGCGCGCTGCTGGAGTGGAAGGGCGAGGAGGGCATCGAGATCACGGCGAACGCCGACGAGCGGGCCCTCGCCGTCCTCGAGGTGTTCAAGGAGAAGCTGATCAAGCGCGGCATCAGCCTCAAGGCGCTCGAGACCGGCGACCCGCGCCAGAGCGGCAAGGACGTCAAGATCAACGGCAGCTTCAGCCAGGGCATCAGCACCGAGCAGGCCAAAAAGGTCTCCAAGCTGATCCGCGACGAGGGCCCGAAGGGCGTCAAGGTGCAGGTGCAGGGCGAGGAGCTGCGCGTCACCAGCAAGAAGCGCGACGACCTCCAGGAGGTCATCGCGCTCCTCAAGGGCGCCGACCTCGACTTCCCCCTGCAGTTCGTCAACTACCGCTGA
- a CDS encoding TIGR02206 family membrane protein gives MDIDGTTLLASGDFQAYGTSHLVVLALFAIGLVPVVLLGRRVRGTTAEATTSRALALGIVAVTVPLQVLQLLPDEWNPRTSLPFQLCDLAWMFAVHALWTRSRLTSTVTYLWGLTLTTQGMATPDLSSNWPEPRFIMFWAMHVLIVWAAVYLVAGLRVLPTWATYRRTVVVTLVWAASVMAYNALMDTNYGYLNGKPNRASLLDVLPAWPWYVAVEIVVVAAVWALLVWPWTRGRAPARAAA, from the coding sequence GTGGACATCGACGGCACCACGCTGCTGGCCTCAGGCGACTTCCAGGCGTACGGCACGAGCCACCTGGTCGTCCTGGCGCTGTTCGCGATCGGTCTGGTCCCCGTGGTCCTGCTCGGTCGTCGGGTCCGCGGCACGACCGCGGAGGCGACGACGAGCCGGGCGCTCGCGCTCGGCATCGTGGCCGTCACCGTCCCGCTGCAGGTGCTGCAGCTCCTGCCCGACGAGTGGAACCCGCGGACGTCCCTGCCGTTCCAGCTGTGCGACCTCGCCTGGATGTTCGCGGTCCACGCGCTCTGGACGCGCTCGCGCCTCACGTCGACGGTCACCTACCTGTGGGGGCTCACGCTGACGACGCAGGGCATGGCCACCCCCGACCTGTCGTCGAACTGGCCCGAGCCGCGCTTCATCATGTTCTGGGCCATGCACGTGCTGATCGTGTGGGCCGCGGTGTACCTGGTCGCCGGCCTGCGCGTCCTGCCGACGTGGGCGACGTACCGCCGCACGGTGGTGGTCACGCTCGTCTGGGCGGCGTCGGTCATGGCCTACAACGCGCTGATGGACACCAACTACGGCTACCTCAACGGCAAGCCGAACCGGGCGTCGCTGCTCGACGTGCTCCCGGCATGGCCCTGGTACGTGGCGGTCGAGATCGTCGTGGTCGCCGCGGTCTGGGCGCTGCTGGTGTGGCCGTGGACGCGAGGGAGGGCGCCCGCTCGGGCCGCTGCGTGA
- the rarD gene encoding EamA family transporter RarD produces MAEVEERTGSGLPYGIGAYLCWGLFPLYWPLLEPAGPLEVLAHRIVWSLAFVLVLIGVTRRWGRFRDIARDRTLMLFLALASVTIALNWGGFIWGVTNGHVIETSLGYFINPLVTVLLGVLVLKETLRPAQWVAVGIGFVAVVVLTVDYGRLPWIALLVAGSFATYGFLKKRASLGAFEGLGMETLILAPFALAFLVVLQLRGDLTFGHAGAGNAALLAGTGVVTAIPLLMFAAAATRLSLTTIGLLQYLGPFIQFLLGLLVFHEAMSTARWIGFALVWAALVIFTVDAITSRRRAPRPVVTA; encoded by the coding sequence GTGGCGGAGGTGGAGGAGCGGACCGGGAGCGGGTTGCCGTACGGGATCGGGGCGTACCTCTGCTGGGGGCTGTTCCCGCTCTACTGGCCGCTGCTGGAGCCGGCCGGGCCGCTCGAGGTGCTCGCGCACCGCATCGTCTGGTCGCTGGCGTTCGTGCTCGTGCTCATCGGCGTCACCCGACGCTGGGGCCGCTTCCGTGACATCGCCCGCGACCGCACGCTCATGCTGTTCCTCGCGCTCGCGTCGGTGACCATCGCCCTGAACTGGGGTGGATTCATCTGGGGCGTCACGAACGGGCACGTCATCGAGACGTCGCTCGGATACTTCATCAACCCGCTCGTCACCGTGCTGCTCGGCGTGCTCGTGCTCAAGGAGACGCTGCGGCCCGCGCAGTGGGTGGCCGTCGGCATCGGGTTCGTCGCCGTCGTCGTCCTCACCGTCGACTACGGACGACTGCCGTGGATCGCACTGCTCGTCGCCGGCTCGTTCGCCACCTACGGATTCCTCAAGAAGCGCGCGTCCCTCGGCGCGTTCGAGGGCCTCGGCATGGAGACGCTGATCCTCGCGCCGTTCGCGCTCGCCTTCCTCGTCGTCCTGCAGCTGCGCGGCGACCTCACGTTCGGGCACGCCGGGGCCGGCAACGCCGCCCTGCTGGCGGGCACGGGCGTCGTGACGGCCATCCCGCTGCTGATGTTCGCCGCCGCCGCCACCCGGCTCTCGCTCACGACGATCGGCCTGCTGCAGTACCTCGGCCCGTTCATCCAGTTCCTGCTCGGGCTCCTCGTGTTCCACGAGGCCATGAGCACGGCGCGCTGGATCGGGTTCGCGCTCGTGTGGGCGGCGCTCGTCATCTTCACCGTCGACGCGATCACGAGCCGACGTAGAGCACCGCGGCCGGTCGTCACCGCCTGA
- a CDS encoding alpha/beta fold hydrolase, with product MSPPGRLPAPRYVDLDGVRVATYVLEPSRTEPVGDVVLCHGTPWSAAVWAPVAHALAATHRVLLWDMPGYGASIPTGPPGQDPAVDLEAQRRRLVTLLQHWDLRAPHVVAHDVGGAVALGAHLLEGSAFASLYLLDVVTLDPWGSPFFRLVAEHEAVFAALPAPLHAALVREYVAGAIRGSLDAHQVDELVAPWTTPHGQRAFYAQVARLGPAHTRPVVERLGHTRCPVRVGWGEQDPWLPVEQADELADRLAGPVDVFTLPGAGHLVPLEAPDLLVDDLRLWLAHVR from the coding sequence ATGTCCCCTCCCGGCCGTCTTCCTGCACCGCGGTACGTCGACCTCGACGGGGTCCGCGTCGCCACCTACGTCCTCGAGCCGTCGCGGACCGAGCCCGTCGGCGACGTCGTCCTGTGCCACGGCACGCCGTGGTCGGCGGCGGTGTGGGCGCCCGTCGCGCACGCGCTCGCGGCGACCCACCGCGTGCTGCTGTGGGACATGCCCGGCTACGGCGCCTCGATCCCCACCGGTCCCCCCGGACAGGACCCGGCGGTCGACCTCGAGGCGCAGCGACGCCGGCTCGTGACGCTCCTGCAGCACTGGGACCTGAGGGCCCCGCACGTCGTCGCGCACGACGTCGGGGGCGCCGTGGCCCTCGGAGCGCACCTGCTCGAGGGGTCGGCGTTCGCGTCGCTGTACCTGCTCGACGTCGTGACGCTCGACCCGTGGGGCTCGCCGTTCTTCCGGCTGGTCGCGGAGCACGAGGCAGTGTTCGCCGCCTTGCCCGCGCCGCTCCACGCAGCCCTCGTGCGGGAGTACGTGGCTGGCGCCATCCGGGGGTCGCTCGACGCCCACCAGGTCGACGAGCTCGTCGCCCCGTGGACCACCCCGCACGGCCAGCGCGCCTTCTACGCACAGGTCGCACGGCTGGGCCCCGCCCACACGCGGCCGGTCGTCGAGCGGCTCGGGCACACGCGCTGTCCGGTGCGCGTCGGCTGGGGTGAGCAGGACCCGTGGCTCCCGGTGGAGCAGGCGGACGAGCTCGCGGACCGGCTCGCGGGCCCCGTCGACGTGTTCACGCTCCCCGGGGCCGGGCACCTGGTGCCCCTCGAGGCACCGGACCTCCTCGTCGACGACCTCAGGCTCTGGCTCGCCCACGTCCGATGA
- a CDS encoding polyprenyl synthetase family protein, translated as MSLGFSFDEPELEERVRRGVEAVEARLAAAVDSPDAFIAEAAAHLVNAGGKRFRPLLVVLAAQLGDADHPDVVPSALVVELTHLATLYHDDVMDEAPLRRGAPSANDRWGNSLAILVGDYLFAQASELVSTLGTEAVRIQAETFSRLVRGQIRETVGPAEGEDALQHYLDVVADKTGSLIATSARFGARASRAGDDVEAALTEFGERIGVAFQLSDDVLDIASDSDDSGKTPGTDLREGVPTLPTLLALRGDDPADAQLRERLSGPIEDETVVAEVLAALRVHPAMAQARAYVQAEADAARALLADLPDVPARRALEALCDSLADRVA; from the coding sequence GTGTCGCTGGGATTCTCGTTCGACGAGCCGGAGCTCGAGGAGCGCGTGCGCCGTGGCGTGGAGGCCGTCGAGGCACGGCTCGCCGCGGCCGTCGACAGTCCCGACGCGTTCATCGCGGAGGCCGCCGCCCATCTCGTGAACGCCGGGGGCAAGCGCTTCCGCCCGCTCCTCGTCGTGCTGGCGGCGCAGCTGGGCGACGCCGACCACCCTGACGTCGTCCCGTCGGCGCTCGTCGTCGAGCTGACCCACCTGGCCACGCTGTACCACGACGACGTGATGGACGAGGCTCCGCTGCGCCGGGGCGCTCCGAGCGCGAACGACCGCTGGGGCAACTCGCTGGCGATCCTCGTGGGTGACTACCTGTTCGCGCAGGCGTCGGAGCTGGTCTCGACCCTCGGCACCGAGGCCGTGCGCATCCAGGCCGAGACCTTCTCGCGTCTCGTCCGGGGGCAGATCCGCGAGACCGTGGGTCCGGCCGAGGGCGAGGACGCGCTGCAGCACTACCTCGACGTGGTGGCCGACAAGACCGGGTCGCTGATCGCCACGTCGGCGCGCTTCGGCGCGCGGGCGTCGCGTGCGGGCGACGACGTGGAGGCGGCGCTCACCGAGTTCGGCGAGCGGATCGGGGTCGCGTTCCAGCTGAGCGACGACGTGCTCGACATCGCGAGCGACAGCGACGACTCGGGCAAGACGCCGGGCACCGACCTGCGCGAGGGCGTGCCGACGCTGCCGACGCTGCTCGCGCTGCGCGGCGACGACCCGGCCGACGCGCAGCTGCGCGAGCGGCTGTCGGGCCCGATCGAGGACGAGACGGTCGTCGCGGAGGTGCTGGCCGCGCTGCGGGTGCACCCGGCGATGGCGCAGGCGCGGGCGTACGTGCAGGCCGAGGCCGACGCGGCGCGCGCCCTGCTGGCCGACCTGCCCGACGTGCCGGCCCGCCGCGCCCTCGAGGCGCTCTGCGACAGCCTGGCCGACCGCGTCGCCTGA
- a CDS encoding class I SAM-dependent methyltransferase: MHHRGHDVVGVDADEVLVAEARATRPGPTWLVADLLDVDLGATFDVVVAAGNVMVFLAPGTEQDVVANLARHVADDGALVLGFRLDRHYGLADLDDHLAAAGFAVEQRFSTWDLRPLGEGADFAVTIARRAT, from the coding sequence CTGCACCACCGCGGCCACGACGTCGTCGGTGTCGACGCCGACGAGGTGCTGGTCGCGGAGGCCCGCGCGACGCGTCCGGGCCCGACGTGGCTGGTCGCCGACCTGCTCGACGTCGACCTCGGCGCGACGTTCGACGTCGTCGTCGCGGCGGGCAACGTGATGGTCTTCCTCGCGCCCGGCACGGAGCAGGACGTTGTCGCGAACCTCGCCCGCCACGTGGCCGACGACGGTGCGCTCGTGCTCGGCTTCCGGCTCGACCGGCACTACGGCCTCGCCGACCTCGACGACCACCTCGCGGCCGCCGGGTTCGCGGTGGAGCAACGCTTCTCCACGTGGGACCTGCGGCCGCTCGGCGAGGGCGCCGACTTCGCGGTCACGATCGCCCGCCGCGCCACCTGA
- a CDS encoding NADH-quinone oxidoreductase subunit M produces the protein MILSVLAATPLVGALVVTLMPRTAAAARAVKVVALATSLVALALALYVTSRFDVGAGGYQLTEQHEWIGPLGVHYALGVNGIGLTLVLLTTVLVPIVLLAAWADRLPAARSVNSYLAWMLVLEALAIGVFCATDAFLFYVLFEATLIPIYFLIGSYGGAGRTYAAVKFLIYNLVGGLLMLASIVGLYVVTARAGDPTYLLSDLSGLDVGTTTERLLFLGFMAAFAIKAPLFPFHTWLPDAAGTATPATSVLMVSIIDKVGTFGMLRWCLELFPGASEWASPVVITLAVVSILYGALLAIGQDDVRRLVAFTSVSHFGFIILGIFTFTHTATAGSTLYMFNHGLSTAALFLVTGMMVARRGSASISDFGGVQKVAPVLSGILLLAGLSSLSLPGLAPFVSEFMVLAGTFTRSVPAAVLATLGIVLAALYILIMYQRTMTGPLQPEVEHLRDLDHREVAALAPAVVLIVGLGFFPQPLLDLVNPAVDEVVSHVGVGDPPPRTPADLDGISFSGSYAPMSELPATEGGH, from the coding sequence ATGATCCTGTCCGTCCTCGCCGCCACCCCGCTCGTCGGTGCGCTGGTCGTCACGCTGATGCCGCGCACGGCCGCCGCCGCCCGGGCGGTCAAGGTCGTCGCGCTGGCGACGTCGCTCGTGGCGCTCGCGCTCGCGCTGTACGTCACGTCGCGGTTCGACGTCGGGGCCGGCGGCTACCAGCTGACCGAGCAGCACGAGTGGATCGGTCCGCTCGGCGTGCACTACGCGCTCGGGGTCAACGGCATCGGCCTCACGCTCGTGCTCCTCACGACGGTGCTCGTGCCGATCGTCCTCCTCGCCGCGTGGGCGGACCGCCTGCCCGCGGCCCGCAGCGTCAACTCCTACCTCGCCTGGATGCTCGTCCTGGAGGCGCTCGCGATCGGTGTCTTCTGCGCGACCGACGCCTTCCTGTTCTACGTGCTGTTCGAGGCGACGCTGATCCCGATCTACTTCCTCATCGGTTCCTACGGCGGCGCGGGTCGCACCTACGCCGCCGTGAAGTTCCTCATCTACAACCTGGTCGGTGGCCTGCTCATGCTCGCCTCGATCGTCGGCCTGTACGTCGTCACCGCCCGCGCCGGCGACCCGACCTACCTGCTGTCGGACCTCTCGGGGCTCGACGTCGGCACGACCACGGAGCGGCTGCTGTTCCTCGGGTTCATGGCGGCGTTCGCGATCAAGGCCCCGCTGTTCCCGTTCCACACGTGGCTGCCCGACGCTGCCGGCACCGCCACGCCGGCGACGTCGGTGCTGATGGTCAGCATCATCGACAAGGTCGGCACGTTCGGCATGCTGCGGTGGTGCCTCGAGCTGTTCCCGGGGGCGTCGGAGTGGGCCAGCCCCGTGGTCATCACGCTCGCGGTGGTCAGCATCCTCTACGGCGCGCTGCTCGCGATCGGCCAGGACGACGTCCGCCGGCTGGTGGCGTTCACGTCGGTGTCGCACTTCGGCTTCATCATCCTCGGCATCTTCACCTTCACCCACACGGCGACGGCCGGGTCGACGCTCTACATGTTCAACCACGGGCTCTCGACCGCGGCGCTGTTCCTCGTGACCGGCATGATGGTCGCCCGTCGTGGCTCCGCCAGCATCAGCGACTTCGGCGGCGTGCAGAAGGTCGCGCCGGTGCTGTCCGGCATCCTCCTGCTGGCCGGCCTGTCGAGCCTGTCGCTGCCGGGACTCGCGCCGTTCGTGAGCGAGTTCATGGTGCTCGCGGGCACGTTCACGCGCTCGGTGCCGGCGGCGGTGCTCGCCACGCTCGGCATCGTGCTCGCGGCGCTGTACATCCTCATCATGTACCAGCGGACCATGACCGGTCCGCTGCAGCCCGAGGTCGAGCACCTGCGCGACCTCGACCACCGCGAGGTGGCGGCGCTGGCCCCCGCGGTCGTGCTCATCGTCGGGCTCGGCTTCTTCCCGCAGCCGCTGCTCGACCTCGTGAACCCCGCCGTCGACGAGGTGGTGAGCCACGTGGGGGTCGGTGACCCGCCGCCCCGCACCCCGGCCGACCTCGACGGCATCTCCTTCTCCGGCTCCTACGCGCCGATGAGCGAGCTCCCCGCGACGGAGGGTGGTCACTGA
- the nuoN gene encoding NADH-quinone oxidoreductase subunit NuoN: MATLLLADRPDIPAPTIEWSLLSPLLVVAGVAMVAVLVETFWPRRTRFTAQAVLAGLGLLAALLDTVRVYVSLDRVDGDVVGRGTPVAEGAVTVDGPGVLTWGLLLVFALLSLALFAERRLDGGLSAFTGRAVDPPGSGGEAEATRLRLEHTETFPLLLFALAGMMLFASANDLVTMFVGLEVMSLPLYLLCGLARRRRLISQEASLKYFLLGAFSSVFFLYGVALAYGYAGSFRLADVDTAVTSRTGGEHLLLAAIGLISVGMLFKVGAVPFHQWTPDVYQGAPTPVTAFMAAGTKAAAFVAFMRVLFVAFGGASWDWRPLLWVVALLTMVVGSLVAIAQTDVKRMLAYSSVAHAGFLLVGLAGAYVADSERITSVSGLLFYLGVYGVSSIGAFAVVTVVRDAGGETTHLSRWAGLGKESPFLAGSFALFMLSFAGIPLTGGFIGKWSVFSAAWSGGYGALVVAGVLTSAVAAYFYVRVIVLMFFTDPVGDGPTVALPSVLTTVVIAAAAAGTLVLGILPGPVLDLAQHAGTFVR, encoded by the coding sequence ATGGCGACGCTGCTGCTGGCCGACCGGCCCGACATCCCCGCGCCCACGATCGAGTGGTCGCTGCTGTCCCCGCTGCTCGTCGTCGCGGGGGTCGCCATGGTCGCCGTGCTCGTGGAGACGTTCTGGCCGCGGCGCACCCGGTTCACCGCGCAGGCGGTGCTGGCCGGCCTGGGCCTGCTCGCCGCACTCCTCGACACCGTCCGCGTGTACGTGTCGCTCGACCGCGTCGACGGCGACGTCGTCGGCCGCGGCACCCCCGTGGCCGAGGGCGCGGTGACGGTCGACGGACCCGGCGTGCTCACGTGGGGGCTGCTGCTGGTGTTCGCGCTGCTCAGCCTCGCGCTCTTCGCCGAGCGGCGGCTCGACGGCGGGCTCAGCGCCTTCACGGGTCGCGCGGTCGACCCGCCGGGGTCGGGCGGCGAGGCGGAGGCGACCCGCCTGCGCCTCGAGCACACCGAGACCTTCCCCCTGCTGCTGTTCGCGCTCGCGGGCATGATGCTGTTCGCGTCGGCGAACGACCTCGTCACGATGTTCGTCGGCCTGGAGGTCATGAGCCTGCCGCTGTACCTGCTGTGCGGGCTGGCCCGGCGTCGGCGGCTCATCAGCCAGGAGGCGTCGCTCAAGTACTTCCTGCTCGGCGCGTTCTCGTCCGTGTTCTTCCTCTACGGCGTGGCGCTCGCCTACGGCTACGCGGGCAGCTTCCGCCTGGCCGACGTCGACACGGCGGTGACCAGCCGCACCGGCGGGGAGCACCTGCTCCTCGCGGCGATCGGCCTGATCAGCGTCGGCATGCTGTTCAAGGTCGGCGCGGTGCCCTTCCACCAGTGGACGCCCGACGTCTACCAGGGTGCGCCGACGCCGGTGACGGCCTTCATGGCCGCGGGCACCAAGGCGGCGGCGTTCGTCGCGTTCATGCGCGTGCTGTTCGTCGCGTTCGGCGGGGCGTCGTGGGACTGGCGGCCGCTGCTGTGGGTCGTGGCGCTGCTGACGATGGTGGTGGGCTCGCTGGTCGCGATCGCGCAGACGGACGTCAAGCGCATGCTGGCCTACTCCTCCGTCGCGCACGCCGGGTTCCTCCTGGTCGGTCTGGCCGGCGCCTACGTGGCCGACTCCGAGCGCATCACGTCGGTCTCCGGCCTGCTGTTCTACCTGGGCGTCTACGGTGTCTCCTCGATCGGCGCGTTCGCGGTGGTGACGGTCGTGCGTGACGCGGGAGGCGAGACCACGCACCTGTCGCGCTGGGCGGGACTGGGCAAGGAGTCGCCGTTCCTGGCCGGGTCCTTCGCGCTGTTCATGCTGTCGTTCGCGGGGATCCCGCTCACCGGCGGCTTCATCGGCAAGTGGAGCGTGTTCAGCGCGGCATGGTCGGGCGGCTACGGCGCCCTGGTGGTCGCGGGCGTCCTGACGAGTGCCGTGGCGGCCTACTTCTACGTGCGGGTGATCGTGCTGATGTTCTTCACCGACCCCGTCGGCGACGGCCCGACCGTGGCGCTTCCCAGCGTCTTGACTACGGTGGTCATCGCAGCAGCCGCTGCGGGCACGCTGGTCCTGGGCATCCTCCCAGGTCCGGTGCTCGACCTCGCTCAGCACGCGGGAACCTTCGTGCGCTGA
- a CDS encoding SRPBCC family protein, producing the protein MPVTDVQKDLDQRTLTITAEFAAPVDRVFAIYADPRQLERVWGPPSFPATFVDHDLREGGRVTYYMTGPEGQRFGGWWEVTAVDAPHGFDFRDGFADDDLQPVEGMPVSTNTFRFEPIEGGTRAVYTSTYATLEALQQVIDMGVEEGSRSAIDQIDVLLAA; encoded by the coding sequence ATGCCCGTCACCGACGTCCAGAAGGACCTGGACCAGCGCACCCTGACCATCACCGCCGAGTTCGCCGCACCCGTGGATCGCGTGTTCGCGATCTACGCCGACCCGCGCCAGCTCGAGCGGGTGTGGGGACCGCCCTCCTTCCCCGCCACGTTCGTCGACCACGACCTGCGCGAGGGCGGCCGGGTCACCTACTACATGACCGGCCCCGAGGGGCAGCGCTTCGGCGGCTGGTGGGAGGTCACGGCGGTCGACGCCCCGCACGGCTTCGACTTCCGCGACGGGTTCGCCGACGACGACCTCCAGCCCGTCGAGGGCATGCCGGTCTCGACCAACACCTTCCGCTTCGAGCCCATCGAGGGCGGCACGCGTGCCGTGTACACGTCGACCTACGCGACGCTCGAGGCGCTGCAGCAGGTCATCGACATGGGCGTCGAGGAGGGCAGCCGCTCGGCGATCGACCAGATCGACGTGCTGCTCGCCGCCTGA
- a CDS encoding ArsR/SmtB family transcription factor codes for MNSEQDEDRADALFHALADRTRRDILRRVLAGEHSVSTLAERYPMSFAAVQKHVAVLERAGLVTKRRVGREALASGDVEAVRSVGTLLDELEHVWRGRVARIDDLLLSTPEDPQHHTEPPPEET; via the coding sequence ATGAACAGCGAGCAGGACGAGGACCGGGCCGACGCCCTGTTCCACGCCCTGGCCGACCGGACCCGACGCGACATCCTGCGGCGCGTCCTGGCCGGCGAGCACTCGGTGAGCACCCTCGCCGAGCGCTACCCGATGAGCTTCGCGGCCGTGCAGAAGCACGTCGCGGTGCTCGAGCGCGCCGGTCTCGTCACCAAGCGACGGGTCGGCCGCGAGGCGCTCGCGAGCGGCGACGTCGAGGCCGTCCGGTCGGTCGGCACCCTGCTCGACGAGCTCGAGCACGTGTGGCGCGGACGCGTCGCCCGCATCGACGACCTCCTGCTCAGCACGCCCGAGGACCCCCAGCACCACACCGAACCCCCTCCCGAGGAGACCTGA
- the nuoL gene encoding NADH-quinone oxidoreductase subunit L: MLDLVWLVVVVPLVSGLGLLVWGKEGDRVGHLVGTVASAVSFGIGLVAFVQLLGRPEGDRSVAGTLFTWISSGPFHVDMAYRFDPLSALFVLLVTGVGTLIHVYSIGYMAHDVRRRRFFAYLNLFVAAMLTLVLADDYLVLFLGWEGVGLASYLLIGFWQHKPSAAAAAKKAFVLNRVGDVGMALAIMLMFAQLGTSSIQVVNATVAGQASESVATALGLLLLLGACGKSAQVPLQAWLLDAMEGPTPVSALIHAATMVTAGVYLVVRSNGIFDAAPVAQTAVVVVGLVTLLAGAWIGCTKDDIKKALAGSTMSQIGYMMLAAGLGPAGYAFAIFHLITHGFFKANMFLGAGSVMHGMSDDVDMRHYGALRRAMPVTFATFGLGYLAIIGFPGFSGFFSKDKIIEAAFGESFWIGLAALLGAGVTAFYMTRLMVMTFTSPKRWLDDVHPHESPRVMTVPLVVLAALSVLGGVLVLGGWIEHWLEPVVGHTEHHELAVPAWGMSIIVTAVVAVGVALAWSTYTRSPIAPTAPADADVSVLTRAGRHELYGNAVNDTLVVRPVRHLTRVLVFLDARLVDGLVRGLADRLGDTSQFLRTPQTGYVRSYALSILVGSLVVVLALLAVTLA; encoded by the coding sequence GTGCTCGATCTCGTCTGGCTGGTCGTGGTGGTGCCGCTCGTGAGCGGTCTCGGCCTGCTCGTGTGGGGCAAGGAGGGTGACCGGGTCGGTCATCTGGTGGGCACGGTCGCGTCGGCGGTGTCGTTCGGCATCGGCCTGGTGGCGTTCGTGCAGCTGCTCGGTCGTCCCGAGGGCGACCGGTCGGTGGCCGGCACGTTGTTCACCTGGATCTCGTCGGGGCCGTTCCACGTCGACATGGCGTACCGGTTCGACCCGTTGTCGGCGTTGTTCGTGCTGCTGGTCACCGGGGTGGGCACGCTCATCCACGTCTACTCGATCGGCTACATGGCGCACGACGTGCGCCGTCGTCGCTTCTTCGCGTACCTGAACCTCTTCGTCGCGGCCATGCTCACGCTCGTGCTGGCCGACGACTACCTGGTGCTGTTCCTCGGCTGGGAGGGCGTGGGGCTGGCGTCGTACCTGCTCATCGGGTTCTGGCAGCACAAGCCGTCGGCGGCCGCGGCGGCCAAGAAGGCGTTCGTGCTCAACCGCGTGGGCGACGTCGGCATGGCGCTGGCGATCATGCTGATGTTCGCGCAGCTCGGGACGTCGTCGATCCAGGTGGTGAACGCGACGGTCGCGGGGCAGGCGAGCGAGTCGGTCGCGACGGCGCTGGGGCTGCTCCTGCTGCTGGGCGCGTGCGGCAAGTCCGCCCAGGTGCCGCTGCAGGCCTGGCTCCTGGACGCGATGGAGGGTCCGACGCCGGTGTCGGCGCTCATCCACGCGGCCACCATGGTCACCGCCGGCGTCTACCTGGTGGTCCGCAGCAACGGCATCTTCGACGCGGCGCCGGTCGCGCAGACGGCGGTGGTGGTGGTCGGCCTGGTCACGCTGCTCGCCGGTGCATGGATCGGCTGCACGAAGGACGACATCAAGAAGGCGCTCGCCGGCTCCACGATGAGCCAGATCGGCTACATGATGCTGGCGGCCGGGCTGGGACCTGCGGGCTACGCGTTCGCGATCTTCCACCTCATCACGCACGGCTTCTTCAAGGCCAACATGTTCCTCGGTGCCGGCTCGGTCATGCATGGGATGAGCGACGACGTCGACATGCGGCACTACGGCGCGCTCCGTCGGGCGATGCCTGTCACGTTCGCGACCTTCGGGCTCGGCTACCTCGCGATCATCGGCTTCCCCGGCTTCTCGGGCTTCTTCTCCAAGGACAAGATCATCGAGGCGGCCTTCGGGGAGTCGTTCTGGATCGGCCTGGCCGCCCTGCTCGGCGCCGGGGTGACGGCGTTCTACATGACGCGGCTCATGGTCATGACCTTCACGTCGCCGAAGCGCTGGCTCGACGACGTGCACCCTCACGAGTCGCCGCGCGTGATGACGGTGCCGCTGGTGGTGCTGGCCGCGCTGTCGGTCCTGGGCGGCGTGCTCGTGCTGGGCGGGTGGATCGAGCACTGGCTCGAGCCGGTGGTCGGGCACACCGAGCACCACGAGCTCGCGGTGCCCGCCTGGGGCATGTCGATCATCGTCACGGCGGTGGTCGCGGTGGGCGTCGCGCTCGCCTGGTCCACGTACACGCGCTCGCCGATCGCCCCGACCGCGCCCGCCGACGCCGACGTCTCGGTGCTCACCCGCGCCGGCCGACACGAGCTCTACGGCAACGCGGTCAACGACACGCTCGTGGTGCGGCCCGTGCGACACCTCACGCGGGTGCTGGTCTTCCTCGACGCACGGCTCGTCGACGGCCTCGTCCGTGGACTCGCCGACCGGCTCGGCGACACGTCCCAGTTCCTGCGCACGCCCCAGACGGGCTACGTCCGCAGCTACGCCCTCAGCATCCTCGTCGGCTCGCTCGTCGTGGTGCTCGCACTCCTGGCGGTGACGCTCGCATGA